The genomic DNA TGACCATCGGAGCCGCGACGCCGGTGCGCACCGATCTCTTCGAAAGCGCCTATGCCTGGCGCTTCACCGGCTCGGTGCTACTGACCGCCTTCAGCCTGATCGTCGGCAGCATCGCGCTGGCGCTGTGGCTCACGCAGGTGGATGCCGCTGCCACCGGATGGCGCCGGCGCGACAGCCTCTATTTCTGGGCCGCGCTGGCCGAGTTCTGCTGGGCGATCCGGGTGGCCGACGGCGTGATCGCCGAGCCGCCGCTGCCCTGGGGCGCCTGGGGCGTGCTCATGGCCACCTGCTATGCGGGCTGGGCCGCGTCCGCCATGATGTTCTGCTACCAGCTCGCAGGCTGGGACGGCAGCCCGCGCATGCGCTGGCTGCGCTGGCCGATGGCAGGCATGGTGGCCGGAACCTTCGCGGCGAGCGCCATTGCACTTCACCGCGAACAGCCCTATTGGCTCACCGGCTGGCTCGCGCTGGAGATCGTGTTCGTTGCGCTGTTCGTCGGCGCCTTTGCCGTGGCCACCATCCGGCGGCCGAACGTGGGCCGCCTGCTCGTGGCTGCCGCCGCACTGGTGACGCTGGGCTTCGGCACCCGCGACTGGCTCGTGATCCGCCTGAGCGACACCTACGGCGAGACCACCTGGGTGCGCTATTCCTCCGTGTTCTTCGGCATCGCGCTGCTGCTGATCGTCTTGCGGCGCTTCCATGCCGCAAGCGTGCAGGCGCGCGGCTCGGTCGCTGCCCTGGCCGAACGCGTGGCGCAGCGCGAGCGTGAACTCGCATCCACCTTCGCCGCGCTCGAACAGGTGGCGCGCGACCAGGCGCGCACCCACGAGCGCGAGCGCATCCTGCGCGACATGCACGACGGCGTGGGCTCGCACATCAGCTCGGCCATCCGGCAACTGCAGTCGGGCCAGGCCAGGCCGGAGGAACTGCTGCGGACGCTGTGCGACTCGCTCGACCAGCTCAAGCTGGCCATCGACTCCATTCACCTGCCGCCGGGCGACGTCGGCGCCCTGCTGGCGGCACTGCGCTACCGGCTGGAGCCGCGCCTGGCGGCCGCGGGCATCCAGTTCGAATGGGCTGTGGACGAGGTGCCCGACGTGAAGCGGCTCGACGCCCAAGCCATGCGGCAACTGCAGTTCCTGCTGTTCGAGGCGATTTCCAACGTGCTGCAGCACGCCCAGGCCAGGACCCTCCGGATCGAGGCCGAAGCGCTGGCCGGCGCCGTGCAGCTGCGCGTGATCGACGACGGCCGGGGCTTCGATGCGCTGCAGGTGCCCAGGGCGCTGGCGGAGCGCGCCGCCGCCATCGGCGCCCGGCTGGCGCTCGAAAGCCGACCGGGGCGCACGGTCGTTCAGCTCGGCTTCGGCTGAGGTGCGCCGCGGGGCGCGGATAATCCGCCCCCATGTCCGCAGTGTTCAACCAGCCCTCCCTGGCGCGCCGGGTCGCGCCCATCTTCCAGGGCTTCGACGGTTTTCTGGCCTTCGCCGTGCTGCTGCTGGCTTTCGCCGGGCTGCTGACCATGTATTCGTCGGGCTACGACCATGGTTCGCGCTTTGCCGACCACGGCCGCAACATGCTGCTGGCGGGTTTCATCATGTTCGTGGTGGCCCAGGTGCCGCCGCAGCGGCTGATGATGTTCGCGGTGCCGCTCTACGCGACCGGGGTGGCGCTGCTGATTGCGGTTGCGCTGTTCGGCATCACCAAGAAGGGCGCACAGCGCTGGATCAACGTGGGCGTGGTGATCCAGCCCAGCGAAATCCTCAAGATCGCGATGCCGCTGATGCTGGCCTGGTGGTTCCAGCGCCGCGAGGGCCAGCTGCGGCCGCTCGACTTCGTGGTGGCCACGGTGCTGCTGGCGGTGCCGGTCGGGCTCATCATGAAACAGCCCGACCTGGGCACCTCGCTGCTGGTGCTGGCGGCCGGCATGGCGGTGATCTTCTTTGCCGGGCTGCCCTGGAAGCTGATCGTGCCGCCGGTGGTGATCGGCGCCGTGGCGGTCACGCTGATCGTGGGCTTCGAGTCGCAGCTGTGCGCCGACGGCGTCGACTGGCGCGTGCTGCACGACTACCAGAAGCAGCGCGTGTGCACGCTGCTCGACCCCAGCAAGGACCCGCTGGGCAAGGGCTTCCACATCATCCAGGGCATGATCGCCATCGGTTCGGGCGGCGTCGGCGGCAAGGGCTTCATGCAGGGCACGCAGACGCACCTCGAATTCATTCCCGAGCGCACCACCGACTTCATCTTCGCCGCCTATTCCGAGGAGTTCGGCCTGGTCGGCAACCTGGCGCTGATCGCGGCCTTCATCCTGCTGATCTTCCGCGGGCTGGCCATCGCCGCTGCGGCGCAGACCCTGTTCTCGCGCCTGCTCGCGGGCGCGGTCACCATGATTTTCTTCACCTATGCCTTCGTCAACATGGGCATGGTGAGCGGCATCCTGCCGGTGGTGGGCGTGCCGCTGCCGTTCATCAGCTATGGCGGCACCGCCATGGTCACGCTGGGGCTGGGGCTGGGCATCCTGATGTCGATCGCCCGGGCCAGGAAGCTGGCCCAGAACTAATTCCAGAAACACCGAGGAACCGGCTTTGCCGGGCCTCTGGTGTTGCCCCCGGTAGGGGGTGGGCGAAAGCGACACGAAGTGCGCGAAGCCTGGGGGCGAGCAATAATCAGGAATGATCTCCCGCGAACCCACCATCGAGCGCCTCGCCACGGCGCAAAAGCTCCTGCTCACGCCCTTCGGCCTCGACGAATCTCACCTGGGCAAGGCCCTGGCCGAGATCACCGCACACAGGGTGGACGACGCCGACCTGTACTTCCAGTACACGCGCAGCGAAGGCTGGAGCCTCGAGGAGGGCATCGTCAAGACCGGCAGCTTCAGCATCGACCAGGGCGTCGGCGTGCGCGCGGTCAGCGGCGAGAAGACGGCCTTCGCCTATTCGGACGACATCTCCGAGGCTTCGCTGCTCGACGCGGCCCGCACGGTGCGCTCGATTTCCTCCGCAGGCCGCACCGGCCGCGTGAAGACCGCCACCCGCAAGATCGCCTCGAGCCGGTCGCTCTACAACGGCATCGACCCCATTTCCACCCTCGACAGCACGGCCAAGGTCAAGCTGCTCGAAAAGGTCGAGAAGCTGGCGCGTTCGCGCGACCCGCGGGTGGCGCAGGTCATGGCGGGCCTCGCGAGCGAATACGACGTGGTGCTGGTGGCGCGCGCCGACGGCACGCTGGCGGCCGACGTGCGCCCGCTGGTGCGCCTGTCGGTCACCGTGATCGCCGAACAGAACGGCCGGCGCGAGGTCGGCTCGGGCGGTGGCGGCGGGCGTTTCGGCCTGGCCTACTTCAACGACGCGCAGATTGCCGAATACGTCGACCAGGCCGTGAAGGCCGCGCTGACCAATCTCGATGCACGCCCGGCGCCCGCCGGCGAAATGACCGTGGTGCTCGGCTCCGGCTGGCCCGGCATCCTGCTGCACGAAGCCATCGGCCACGGCCTGGAAGGCGACTTCAACCGCAAGGGCTCGAGCGCCTTCTCGGGCCGCATCGGCCAGCGCGTGGCGGCCAAGGGCGTGACGGTGCTCGACGACGGCACCATTGCCGACCGCCGCGGCTCGCTCAACGTTGACGACGAAGGCAACGCCAGCCAGCGCAACGTGCTGATCGAGGACGGCATCCTCAAGGGCTACATCCAGGATTCGCTCAACGCGCGCCTCATGAAGGTCAAGACCACGGGCAACGGCCGCCGCGAAAGCTACGCCCACGTGCCGATGCCGCGCATGACCAACACCTACATGCTCGGCGGCGACAAGGACCCGAAGGAAATCGTGGCCAGCATCAAGAAGGGCCTCTATGCCACCAACTTCGGCGGCGGGCAGGTCGACATCACGAGCGGCAAGTTCGTGTTCTCGGCCAGCGAGGCCTTCTGGGTCGAGAACGGCAAGATCCAGTACCCGGTCAAGGGCGCGACCATCGTGGGCAACGGCCCCGACGCGCTCACCCGCGTGACCATGATCGGCAACGACATGGCGCTGGATTCGGGCGTGGGCACCTGCGGCAAGGAAGGCCAGAGCGTGCCGGTCGGCGTCGGCCAGCCCACCCTGCGCATCGATGGTTTGACCGTAGGCGGAACGGCCTGAGAGCTTGTAAGCTCCGCTCCTCATTTCTTACAAAGAGGAGCATTCGATGAGGATCAGGATCAATTCGTCTGCGGCCCTGTGGGCCGCGGCTGCCGCCGTGGCGCTGGCAACCGCAGGTTGCGCTTCGCGCGGCGGTTCGGGCGACAGCAGCCAGCCCGCGGCATCGGCACCTGCGGCCGGCGCCCCCGCGGCCCCGGCACGCGGCGGCGCCAAGGCCGGCATGGACGCCAAGGGCAACGTCGTTGATTCCTCCAAGGTCGAAGCCGGCAGCGGCCGCACCGTCAAGGGCCTGAATGGCTACGAAGGCGAGATCACCGGCAATCCGGCGCGCAACAGCAGGTTCACGCGGCTGCAGATCGGCATGAGCGCCAAGCAGGTCACCGACCTTGCCGGCCCGCCGACCGACCAGGGCGCCTACGTGACGGGCAAGGCCTTCATCCCGTTCTATTTCGGCAGCGACCGCCATCGCTACGAGATGACCTACAAGGGCCAGGGCCGCCTGGTCTTCGCGGGCGGCGGCATGGGCGACTACTCCAGCGGCAACCTGATCTGGATCATCCACAACCCCAACGAATCCGGCTACCGCTGAGCCCTTGAAGCCGGGCCTTTGCCCGGCTTTTCGTTTTCCGTGCTACATTTCGCCCACATGTCCGCCCTCCGCGCTTATTTCTTTGCCTACTTTTGGTTCCCGGTTTCCGGCGGACGAGAGGCGAGCGCGTAAAGCAAACGAACACCCTCCCAAAACCGCCGGCGCCTCGAGCCCCGGCGGTTTTTTTATGCCCTGACGATATCCACTCCAACAAGGAAAGCACCATGAGCACGAACACTGCCCCCGCCAGCGACAGCTGGTATGCGAGCGTCGAAAAAACCAGCAAGACCGACGACGAACGCATCAAGGACATCAACGTGCTGCCCCCTCCCGAACACCTGATCCGCTTCTTCCCGATTCGCGGCACGCCGGTCGAGACGCTGATCGAGGGCACCCGCCGCAGCATCCACAACATCATGGCGGGCAAGGACGACCGGCTGCTGGTGGTGATGGGCCCGTGCTCCATCCACGACCCGGCCGCGGCGCTCGAATACGCCCGCCGACTCAAGGCGGAGCGCGAAAAGTACGCCGGCACGCTCGAGATCGTGATGCGCGTGTACTTCGAGAAGCCGCGCACCACGGTCGGCTGGAAGGGCCTGATCAACGACCCGTACCTGGACGAGAGCTACCGCATCGACGAGGGCCTGCGCATGGCGCGCCAGCTGCTGATCGACATCAACCGGCTCGGCCTGCCCGCAGGCAGCGAGTTCCTCGACGTGATCTCGCCGCAGTACATCGGCGACCTGATCGCCTGGGGCGCCATCGGCGCGCGCACCACCGAAAGCCAGGTGCACCGCGAACTGGCCTCGGGCCTGTCGGCGCCCATCGGCTTCAAGAACGGCACCGACGGCAACATCCGCATCGCCACCGACGCCATCCAGGCGGCGGCGCGCGGCCACCACTTTCTCTCGGTGCACAAGAACGGCCAGGTCGCGATCGTGCAGACCAACGGCAACCGCGACTGCCACGTCATCCTGCGCGGCGGCAAGGCGCCCAACTACGACGCCGCCAGCGTCGAGGCGGCCTGCAAGGACCTCGAGGCCGCCAAGCTCCCGCCCACGCTGATGGTCGACTGCAGCCACGCCAACAGCTCCAAGCAGCACCAGAAGCAGATCGACGTGGCGAAGGACATCGCCAACCAGATCGCCGAGGGTTCGAACCGCGTCTTCGGCGTGATGGTCGAAAGCCACCTGCAAGCCGGCGCGCAGAAGTTCACGCCGGGCAAGGACCAGCTCTCGGGCCTCGAATACGGCAAGAGCATCACCGACGCCTGCCTGGGCTGGGACGACTCGGTGCAGGTGCTCGACACCCTGTCGCAGGCGATCAAGCGGCGCCGGGGTTAAAGCATTCCGGCCAGTTCGGGCCAGTGGTGCCGCATTGCGGCGGCTTCATCGCCGTCCGGCGGCACCAGGGAGAAGTCGGCGAAGTCGAAGCCCGGCCCGACCATGCAGGCGACCAGCGTGTAGTCGCCGCTCGCGTGGCCCTGGATCGGCCGGGCGGCCTGCCACTGGCCGGCCGGCACCACGTGCTGGGGCCGCGTGCCATGGGCGTCGACCGGCCCCAGCCGCACATGGGCCGGGGCCGTGCGCAGCGCGGCGTCGCAGGTCCAGAGCGCGAGCGGCACGCCTTCCAGGTGCACCCACACTTCATCCGACAGCACCCGGTGCCAGCGCGAATGCTGCCCGGCCTCGAGCAGGAAGTAGATGCTGGTGAGCGCACTGCGCGCAGCGCGGCCATCGGTGGGCAGGACGCTCGCTGCCGAGCGGAACACCTCGCTGTACCAGCCGCCCTCGGGGTGCGGTTGCAGCGCGAGGGTCTCGATCAGTTCGCGGGCGCGCATGGCCGTCATGGCGCGGGGGCCGCGCGCAGTGCCGCGAGCAGCTTCTCGTGCACCCCGCCGAAGCCGCCGTTGCTCATGCACACGATGTGGTCACCCGGCCGGGCCGCCGCCACGATCTGGGCGACCAGCGGTTCGATGGCTCCGGCCACCTGCGCACGCTTGCCCATGGGGGCAAGCGCGGCTGCGGCATCCCAATCGAGCCCGGCCGTGTGGCAGAACGACAGGCCGGCCGATTCCAGGCTCCATGGCAGCTGCGCCGCCATGACGCCCAGCTTCATCGTGTTGCTGCGCGGCTCGAAGGCCGCAAGGATGCGTTCGCCTTGCCGGCCGGCGTCGTCGAGCTTCTTGCGCAGCCCGTCGAGCGTGGTGCGGATGGCGGTGGGGTGGTGGGCGAAATCGTCGTAGACGGTGATTGCGCCGCCGCTGCGCTCGACGGTGCCGCGTAGTTCCATGCGGCGGCGAACGTTCCTGAAGCTGCCCAGCGCGCGCGCCGCATCGGCCGGCGCGACGCCGATGTGCTCGGCGGCGGCAATGGCCGCCAGCGCGTTCATCTGGTTGTGCAGGCCCGAGAGCGCCCATTCGACCCGCCCCACCACCTCGCCGCGCAGCAGCACGTCGAAGGCGTCGTGCGAGCCGCGCGCCTGCCATTCGCCGCCGGCGCCGAAGCGCGCCATCTCGCTCCAGCAGCCCTGGGCCAGCACGCGCTGCAGGCTTTCTTCCATGGCGTTCACCACCAGCCGCCCGGTGCCGGGGACGGTGCGCACGAGGTGATGGAACTGCCGCTCGATGGCGGCCAGGTCGTCGAAGATGTCGGCGTGGTCGAACTCCAGGTTGTTCAGGACCGCCGTGCGCGGACGGTAGTGCACGAATTTGCTGCGCTTGTCGAAGAAGGCCGTGTCGTATTCGTCGGCTTCGATGACGAAGGCCGGGCTCTCCCCGAGCCGCGCCGAGACGCCGAAGTCGAGCGGCACGCCGCCGATCAGGAACCCCGGCGCCTTGCCGGCCTTCTCGAGCACCCAGGCCAGCATCGACGTGGTGGTCGTCTTGCCGTGGGTGCCGGCGACCGCCAGCACGTGGCGCCCCAGCAGCACGTGTTCGGCCAGCCATTGCGGGCCGCTGGTGTAGGGCTTGCCGGCGTCGAGGATGGCTTCCATCAGCGGAAACTTGGGCGTGCCGTCGGCCAGCCGGGCCCTCGAAACCACGTTGCCGACCACGAAAACATCGGGTGAAAGCGCGAGCTGGTCCGCGCCGAAGCCCTCGATCAGATCGATGCCGAGCGACCGGAGCTGGTCGCTCATGGGCGGGTACACGCCGGCGTCGCAGCCCGTGACCCGGTGGCCTGCCTCGCGCGCCAGGGCGGCCAATCCGCCCATGAACGTGCCGCAGATGCCAAGAATATGAATGTGCATCGGGCGATTCTAGGGAGGCGGCAAGCGGTGCACGCGCTCCAGTCCTCGTCCCTTGTACTGATGTTTGTGCGAGGGGCGCCGTACTGCGGGCAAAATGTGTCGATGGACACGTCCACCAAGCGCGAGATTGCCGCCGCTGCAGCCCGCCTCGTCGTCGAGGAGGGGCTGGAGTACGGTCCGGCCAAGCGCCGGGCGCTGCGCGACCTGGGCTTGTCCTCGCGCACGGCGCTACCGAACAACGACGAGGTGGAGGCTGAGGTGCGCGACTACATCGCGCTCTATTGCGCCGACACCCAGCCGCAGGAGCTGCGTGCGCTGCGGCTGCTCGCGCTCGAATGGATGGAGCGCATGGCGGCGTTCCGTCCGCATGTGGGGGGCGCGGTCTGGCACGGCACCGCCACGCGGTTGTCAGACATTTATATTCAATTGTTCTGCGATGATTCCAAGTCGGCCGAGATTGCCCTGATCGACCACCACGTGGACTACGAGCCGCGGATGGTCACCGGGTTTCACGGCGAGCAGGTGGAGGCGCTGAGCGTGCACGCCGCAAGCCGTGCCTTGGGCGAGGAAATTGGCGTGCACCTGCTGGTGTACGACCTTGACGACCTGCGCGGTGCGCTCCGGCCTGACGCCCAGGGCCGCACGCCGCGCGGCGACCTCGCGGCGCTGCGCCGGCTGATCGAAAGTGAAAAGGACAGTGAATGACTTCTTCGCCCACACGGCGAGGCCTCCTTTATGGCGGCGTAGCGGTCGCGGCCGCTGCGGCCGGCCTGGGCGGCGCATGGTGGCGTGAGCGCGGCAGCAGCCCGAAGGGCGAGGTGCTGGCCGCGAGTTTCTGGGAGCAGCGCTTCGAGCGGCCGGAGGGCGGCGAACTGGTTTTTTCCAGTTTGCGCGGCAAACCGCTGCTGCTCAACTTCTGGGCCACGTGGTGTCCACCGTGTGTCGAAGAAATGCCGATGATCGACCGCTTCTTCCGCGAAAATGGCGCGAACGGCTGGCAAGTTGTGGGCTTGGCCATCGACCAGCCCAGCGCGGTGCGCAAGTTCCTGCAGAAGACGCCGGTCAGCTACCCCACGGGCCTGGCCGGCCTGCAGGGGACGGAATTGGTCAAGAATCTAGGCAACACGGGCGGCGGATTGCCGTTCACGCTGGTCCTGAACGGCACGGGCGAAGTGGCGGCTCGTAAAATGGGCAAGCTCGAAGCGGCCGACCTGGACGCTTGGCGGCGTGAACTGGTTCACGGTTAGAATCAGATACACACTCGGCATTAGCCGCCAATCGCTGAAAATCACCGATTTTTAGCCAAGTTACATCCTATTGACCGGCAAAGTCGGCACTGGAGCTCCATGGATCTGCGCAAACTCAAGACACTGATCGATTTGGTGTCGGAATCCAATATTTCCGAACTGGAAATCACTGAAACCGAAGGCAAGGTTCGCATCGTCAAGGGCGGCGGCGCTGCCCCGGTGCAATATGTACAGACCGTGGCGGCTGCACCTGCCGCTGCTCCTGCTGCCGGCGCACCGGCGGCACCCGCGCTTCCCAGCGCCCCCGCACCCGAAGCGGCACCCACCGGCCACGCGATCAAGTCGCCGATGGTGGGTACTTTCTACCGCTCCTCCAGCCCGGGCGCCCCGGCCTTCGTCGAAGTCGGCAGCAAGGTCAACGAGGGCGACACAGTCTGCATCATCGAGGCAATGAAGATCCTCAACGAAATCGAAGCCGACAAGTCCGGCACGATCACCCAGATCCTCGGCGAAAACGGCCAGGCGGTCGAATACGGCCAGCCGCTGTTCATCATCGAGTGACCATGTTCAAGAAGATTCTGGTTGCGAACCGAGGGGCTCGCGCCTCGGCGCGGGCGGGCGAAGGCCGTCAAATTGCCCTGGCACGCGCAGCGTACGGGCGATGCAGCCGCGGGGGCGCACATGTTTAAGAAGATCCTGGTTGCCAATCGCGGCGAAATCGCCCTCCGGATCCAGCGCGCCTGCAGCGAACTCGGCATCAAGGCCGTGATGGTCTATTCCGAAGCGGACCGCGAGGCCAAGTACGTCAAGCTTGCGCAGGAGGCCGTGTGCATCGGCCCGGCGCCGTCGTCGCTGAGCTATCTCAATATGCCGGCCATCATCTCGGCGGCCGAGGTGACCGACGCCGAGGCCATCCACCCCGGCTACGGCTTCCTGAGCGAGAACGCCAATTTCGCCGAACGCGTGGAGCAGAGCGGTTTCCAGTTCATTGGCCCGACGCCTGAAAACATCCGTGTCATGGGTGACAAGGTCTCGGCCAAGCAGGCCATGATCAAGGCCGGCGTGCCGTGCGTGCCGGGTTCCGAGGGCGAGCTCTCGGACGACGCCACCACCAACAAGCGCATTGCCCGCGCCATCGGCTATCCGGTCATCATCAAGGCGGCAGGCGGTGGCGGTGGCCGCGGCATGCGCGTGGTGCACACCGAGGCCGCGCTGATCAACGCAATCCAGATGACCAAGGCGGAAGCCGGCGCTGCATTCAGCAATCCGGCCGTGTACATGGAGAAATTCCTCCAGAACCCGCGCCACGTCGAAATCCAGATCCTGGCCGACAAGCACAAGAATGCGGTCTACCTGGGCGAGCGCGACTGCTCCATGCAGCGGCGCCACCAGAAGGTCATCGAGGAATCGCCGGCACCCGGCATTCCGCGCAAGCTGATCGAGAAGATCGGCGAGCGCTGCGCCGCGGCCTGCAAGAAGATCGGCTACCGCGGCGCCGGCACCTTCGAGTTCCTCTACGAGAACGGCGAGTTCTATTTCATCGAGATGAACACGCGCGTGCAGGTGGAGCACCCGGTGACCGAGTTCACCACCGGCATCGACATCGTGAAGACGCAGATCATGGTGGCGGCCGGCGAGAAGCTGCCGTTCACGCAGCGCCAGATCGAGATGCGCGGCCACGCCATCGAGTGCCGCATCAACGCCGAGGACGCCTGGAAGTTCACGCCGTCGCCGGGCCGCATCACCATGTGGCACCCGCCGGGCGGTCCGGGTGTGCGCGTCGATTCGCATGCATACACCAACTACTTCGTGCCGCCCAACTACGACTCGATGATCGGCAAGATCATCGTCTATGGCGACACGCGCGAGCAGGCCATGGCGCGCATGCGCACGGCGCTCAACGAAACCGTGATCGAAGGCATTCAGACCAACATCCCGCTGCACCGCGAGCTGATGGTCGACGCCAAGTTCATGAGCGGCGGCACCAACATCCATTACCTGGAAGAGTGGCTCGCAGCGCACAAACGCTAAGCGGACACCTGACGCCATGTTTGAACTTCGCCTGATGGCGCCGGAAGACCGGGTCGAAACGCTCAGCGACGCGCTCGACGCACTCGATGCGCTCAGCGTGTCGGTGGAAGATGCCGACGCGCAGACCGATGCCGAGCAGGCGCTGTTCGGCGAGCCCGGCATGCCCCCGCCCAAGGAAGGCTGGCAGCGTTCGCGTGTGATCGCGCTGTTTGCCGATGAAGCGCTTGCGAAAGAGGCCGCGTCGGTGCTTGCGCTGCAGGATTTCTTCGAAGGCTGTGCGGTGCTCGGCGTGGCGCCGGTGCCCGAGCAGGACTGGGTGCGGCTCACGCAATCGCAGTTCGCGCCGGTCGAGATCACGCCCGAATTCTGGATCGTGCCGACTTGGCATGAGCCGCCCGAGCAGGCAAGGCAGGTGATCCGGCTCGATCCGGGGCTTGCCTTTGGCACCGGCACCCATCCCACCACGCGCATGTGCCTGCGCTGGATCGCAAGGCAGGGTTCGTTCGCCGGCCAGCGCGTGCTCGACTACGGCTGCGGCTCTGGCATCCTGGCCATCGGCGCGGCGAAGTTCGGCGCGACCGACATCGATGCCGTCGACATCGACGAGGCGGCCGTTTCGTCGACCCGCCTCAATGCCGAAGCCAACGGCGTGCGCCTGAATGCCGGCCTGCCCGAAGCGGCCAAGGGCCGCTACGGCACCGTGCTGGCCAACATCCTGGCCACGCCGCTCAAGGTGCTTGCGCCACTGCTGCGCAGCCACGTGGCGGCCGGTGGATCGCTGGTGCTGGCCGGCATCCTCGAGCGCCAGGCCGACGAGCTGAAGCAGGCCTATGCGCCTTATGCCGCGCTCGAAGTCAGCGACAGCGAGGATGGCTGGATCCTCATGACGGCGCGTTGCTGAGGACGCGCGCGCCTGCCGTTTCGCGTTTGATCCCACTGGCGCGGCGAGGGCCCAACCCTACAATCGCCCCGTCATGAGCCTCGTCACGCGCTGCCCCGCCTGTGCCACCACCTTCAAGGTGGTGCGCGACCAGCTTCGCATTTCGGATGGCTGGGTGCGCTGCGGACGCTGCAGCCACGTGTTCGACGCCACGCTCGACCTGCACGAGGCGCCCGATGGCCCGCCGGCCACGAGCGCTGCGCCTCCACCGGCACCCGCTGCATCGACCGAGCCGTCCTCCTCCGATGCGATCGAAGACGCTGATTTCTTCGACGACGAACCCGAGCATCGCGAGCCGCCGGAGGCTGCAGCTGCGCCTTCCGAGGCCGGGCTGGTGCCGGCACCCGACCCCGCGCCTGCACCCGCACCAGCTCCCGCGCCCGCGCCCGCCTTCGCCTTGCCGGCGCACGGCATCGTCGCCGACGAGCTGTGGACCGACTTCGAAGCCAACGAGCCCGAATGGCGGCCGCCGGCGAGTTCGCTGCCGCCGTTTCCGAACATCGACCTGAATCTGGCGGCTCCGCCTTCGCCGCCGCCCCCGCCCGCACCACCGTTGCCGGCCCTGCGCCTCCAGGCGCGCGAGATGGCGGCAACCGCCAGCGAAGAAGACGAAAAGCACGCGCCCGAACCAGACCGCGACCAGGTGCAGATGCAAAAGGCGCTGCGCCGGGCCCGCATCAAGTCGGCCAAGATCGCGAGCGCCAAGGCGCGCGACGAGCGCGCCGCCGCAAAGATGTCGGCCTCGATGGTGCGGGAGGCGA from Variovorax sp. V93 includes the following:
- a CDS encoding sensor histidine kinase, which codes for MLAAQPAAAAPAEGTIELRRGTVWTTVDGATHKAPVELSYHWDRQHGGRPGYATFELPFTLEAEPEVPWGIFIPRAGSVLEVWLNDALLQVYGDLTRGNGADYAKAPLYVPVPGHLLKAGENRLQVRIRADSARRAGLSRVTIGAATPVRTDLFESAYAWRFTGSVLLTAFSLIVGSIALALWLTQVDAAATGWRRRDSLYFWAALAEFCWAIRVADGVIAEPPLPWGAWGVLMATCYAGWAASAMMFCYQLAGWDGSPRMRWLRWPMAGMVAGTFAASAIALHREQPYWLTGWLALEIVFVALFVGAFAVATIRRPNVGRLLVAAAALVTLGFGTRDWLVIRLSDTYGETTWVRYSSVFFGIALLLIVLRRFHAASVQARGSVAALAERVAQRERELASTFAALEQVARDQARTHERERILRDMHDGVGSHISSAIRQLQSGQARPEELLRTLCDSLDQLKLAIDSIHLPPGDVGALLAALRYRLEPRLAAAGIQFEWAVDEVPDVKRLDAQAMRQLQFLLFEAISNVLQHAQARTLRIEAEALAGAVQLRVIDDGRGFDALQVPRALAERAAAIGARLALESRPGRTVVQLGFG
- the rodA gene encoding rod shape-determining protein RodA, which codes for MSAVFNQPSLARRVAPIFQGFDGFLAFAVLLLAFAGLLTMYSSGYDHGSRFADHGRNMLLAGFIMFVVAQVPPQRLMMFAVPLYATGVALLIAVALFGITKKGAQRWINVGVVIQPSEILKIAMPLMLAWWFQRREGQLRPLDFVVATVLLAVPVGLIMKQPDLGTSLLVLAAGMAVIFFAGLPWKLIVPPVVIGAVAVTLIVGFESQLCADGVDWRVLHDYQKQRVCTLLDPSKDPLGKGFHIIQGMIAIGSGGVGGKGFMQGTQTHLEFIPERTTDFIFAAYSEEFGLVGNLALIAAFILLIFRGLAIAAAAQTLFSRLLAGAVTMIFFTYAFVNMGMVSGILPVVGVPLPFISYGGTAMVTLGLGLGILMSIARARKLAQN
- the tldD gene encoding metalloprotease TldD; protein product: MISREPTIERLATAQKLLLTPFGLDESHLGKALAEITAHRVDDADLYFQYTRSEGWSLEEGIVKTGSFSIDQGVGVRAVSGEKTAFAYSDDISEASLLDAARTVRSISSAGRTGRVKTATRKIASSRSLYNGIDPISTLDSTAKVKLLEKVEKLARSRDPRVAQVMAGLASEYDVVLVARADGTLAADVRPLVRLSVTVIAEQNGRREVGSGGGGGRFGLAYFNDAQIAEYVDQAVKAALTNLDARPAPAGEMTVVLGSGWPGILLHEAIGHGLEGDFNRKGSSAFSGRIGQRVAAKGVTVLDDGTIADRRGSLNVDDEGNASQRNVLIEDGILKGYIQDSLNARLMKVKTTGNGRRESYAHVPMPRMTNTYMLGGDKDPKEIVASIKKGLYATNFGGGQVDITSGKFVFSASEAFWVENGKIQYPVKGATIVGNGPDALTRVTMIGNDMALDSGVGTCGKEGQSVPVGVGQPTLRIDGLTVGGTA
- a CDS encoding 3-deoxy-7-phosphoheptulonate synthase, whose translation is MSTNTAPASDSWYASVEKTSKTDDERIKDINVLPPPEHLIRFFPIRGTPVETLIEGTRRSIHNIMAGKDDRLLVVMGPCSIHDPAAALEYARRLKAEREKYAGTLEIVMRVYFEKPRTTVGWKGLINDPYLDESYRIDEGLRMARQLLIDINRLGLPAGSEFLDVISPQYIGDLIAWGAIGARTTESQVHRELASGLSAPIGFKNGTDGNIRIATDAIQAAARGHHFLSVHKNGQVAIVQTNGNRDCHVILRGGKAPNYDAASVEAACKDLEAAKLPPTLMVDCSHANSSKQHQKQIDVAKDIANQIAEGSNRVFGVMVESHLQAGAQKFTPGKDQLSGLEYGKSITDACLGWDDSVQVLDTLSQAIKRRRG
- a CDS encoding cupin domain-containing protein, which codes for MTAMRARELIETLALQPHPEGGWYSEVFRSAASVLPTDGRAARSALTSIYFLLEAGQHSRWHRVLSDEVWVHLEGVPLALWTCDAALRTAPAHVRLGPVDAHGTRPQHVVPAGQWQAARPIQGHASGDYTLVACMVGPGFDFADFSLVPPDGDEAAAMRHHWPELAGML
- the mpl gene encoding UDP-N-acetylmuramate:L-alanyl-gamma-D-glutamyl-meso-diaminopimelate ligase, translating into MHIHILGICGTFMGGLAALAREAGHRVTGCDAGVYPPMSDQLRSLGIDLIEGFGADQLALSPDVFVVGNVVSRARLADGTPKFPLMEAILDAGKPYTSGPQWLAEHVLLGRHVLAVAGTHGKTTTTSMLAWVLEKAGKAPGFLIGGVPLDFGVSARLGESPAFVIEADEYDTAFFDKRSKFVHYRPRTAVLNNLEFDHADIFDDLAAIERQFHHLVRTVPGTGRLVVNAMEESLQRVLAQGCWSEMARFGAGGEWQARGSHDAFDVLLRGEVVGRVEWALSGLHNQMNALAAIAAAEHIGVAPADAARALGSFRNVRRRMELRGTVERSGGAITVYDDFAHHPTAIRTTLDGLRKKLDDAGRQGERILAAFEPRSNTMKLGVMAAQLPWSLESAGLSFCHTAGLDWDAAAALAPMGKRAQVAGAIEPLVAQIVAAARPGDHIVCMSNGGFGGVHEKLLAALRAAPAP
- a CDS encoding TlpA family protein disulfide reductase — protein: MTSSPTRRGLLYGGVAVAAAAAGLGGAWWRERGSSPKGEVLAASFWEQRFERPEGGELVFSSLRGKPLLLNFWATWCPPCVEEMPMIDRFFRENGANGWQVVGLAIDQPSAVRKFLQKTPVSYPTGLAGLQGTELVKNLGNTGGGLPFTLVLNGTGEVAARKMGKLEAADLDAWRRELVHG